Proteins from a genomic interval of Chroococcidiopsis thermalis PCC 7203:
- the devC gene encoding ABC transporter permease DevC, with amino-acid sequence MKWLKKIPLAWHQLMKEKTRLLVAIAGISFADMLIFIQLGFNDSLYDSATQTQSLLQADLVMINRQFESLSTLQSFSRERLYQTLAYNGVSSVSSIYIGRGEWKNPTTRIDRTILIWGIDPNAPSFAVPEIQQNAKRLQLLNTALFDRASRPEYGAIAETVEKQGSVEIQLNQQNIRTIGLFRIGASFAADGNVIVSNSTFLKLLAERKSNQIEIGLIQLKPGTNSETVKAQLTANLPNDVRVMTPQEFAEVEKYYWESQGAIGFIFGLGVVVGIIVGIVIVYQILYTDVANHLPEYATLKAMGYSDRYLLSVLIQESIILAILGYIPGFLISLGLYQVAAAAILMPIGMKAERAIFVLAITFIMCSISGAIAMQKLRSADPADVF; translated from the coding sequence ATGAAATGGCTGAAAAAAATTCCCCTCGCATGGCATCAATTAATGAAAGAAAAGACGCGGTTGCTAGTGGCGATCGCGGGAATTAGTTTTGCTGATATGCTGATCTTTATTCAACTGGGATTCAACGATTCTCTTTACGACAGTGCGACACAGACACAAAGTTTGCTACAAGCAGATTTGGTGATGATTAATCGGCAATTTGAATCGCTGTCTACGCTGCAAAGTTTTTCAAGGGAAAGATTGTATCAAACATTGGCATACAATGGCGTGTCTTCTGTCAGTTCAATTTATATTGGGAGAGGAGAATGGAAAAATCCTACAACGAGGATTGACAGAACGATTTTAATTTGGGGTATCGATCCAAATGCACCTAGCTTTGCCGTACCAGAAATTCAACAAAATGCGAAGCGATTGCAACTTTTAAATACTGCTTTATTCGATCGCGCTTCACGTCCAGAATATGGGGCGATCGCAGAAACAGTGGAAAAGCAAGGTAGCGTGGAAATACAGTTAAATCAGCAAAATATTCGGACAATTGGATTATTTAGAATTGGTGCATCTTTTGCGGCTGATGGGAATGTAATAGTTAGCAATTCAACTTTTCTCAAATTACTAGCCGAGCGCAAATCGAATCAAATTGAAATTGGATTAATTCAACTCAAGCCAGGAACAAACTCAGAAACTGTCAAAGCACAATTAACAGCAAATTTGCCGAATGATGTCAGAGTCATGACACCACAAGAATTTGCAGAAGTAGAAAAATACTACTGGGAAAGCCAAGGTGCAATTGGATTTATCTTTGGGCTTGGTGTAGTTGTAGGAATTATTGTAGGCATTGTCATCGTGTACCAAATTCTTTACACCGATGTTGCCAATCACTTGCCAGAATACGCCACGCTTAAGGCAATGGGATATAGCGATCGCTATTTATTAAGCGTTTTGATTCAAGAATCAATAATATTAGCAATTTTGGGGTATATTCCTGGTTTTCTGATTTCTTTAGGACTATATCAAGTTGCAGCAGCAGCAATTTTAATGCCAATTGGAATGAAAGCGGAACGAGCAATCTTTGTATTAGCAATTACGTTTATTATGTGTAGTATTTCTGGGGCGATCGCCATGCAAAAATTGCGTTCTGCCGATCCTGCTGATGTTTTTTGA
- the psb30 gene encoding photosystem II reaction center protein Ycf12/Psb30, whose product MFDAIGSFQWETLFQLVSVALIMLAGPAVIFVLAFRNGDL is encoded by the coding sequence ATTTTTGATGCGATCGGTAGTTTTCAGTGGGAAACTCTGTTTCAACTAGTAAGCGTTGCCCTGATCATGCTAGCTGGTCCAGCAGTTATTTTTGTCCTTGCCTTTCGCAACGGCGATCTCTAA
- a CDS encoding ABC exporter membrane fusion protein → MTNEILKPSNRWIAGLILTATAITGATGFYVVSQSSQPSPPVATTPPVTQVTALGRLEPETEAIRLFAPSALDGDRVDQLLVKEGDRVKAGQTIAILDSRDRLQNALAQVREQVRVAQAKLAQVRAGAKTGEIKAQEATITRIQAEIAGETSTQNATIARYQAEVNNALAEYNRFLQLYRQGAISASNIDSRRLTLETAQAQLKEALSGKNRTVETLQAQLQEAKATLNRIAEVRPVDVDAAQTEVDTAIAAVKTSETQLQEAYIRAPMSGQILKIRTREGEKISDSGIVEMGQTAQMVAVAEVYQTDIGKVKLGQPAVITSQAISGQLSGKVSQIGLQVDRQNVFSNQPGENLDRRIVEVEIRLTPEASQQVAGLTNLQVETAIQL, encoded by the coding sequence ATGACCAATGAAATTTTAAAACCTTCAAATCGCTGGATAGCGGGGTTAATTCTGACGGCAACTGCTATAACAGGGGCAACTGGCTTTTATGTCGTTTCTCAATCTTCTCAGCCTTCTCCTCCTGTGGCGACAACTCCCCCAGTGACGCAAGTTACGGCTTTGGGACGACTGGAACCAGAAACAGAAGCAATTCGCTTATTTGCCCCATCTGCATTGGATGGCGATCGCGTAGACCAATTATTAGTTAAAGAAGGCGATCGCGTCAAAGCAGGACAAACTATTGCGATTTTAGATTCTCGCGATCGCTTGCAAAATGCTTTGGCACAAGTACGCGAACAAGTCAGAGTTGCCCAAGCTAAGTTAGCACAGGTGAGAGCAGGGGCAAAAACAGGAGAAATTAAGGCGCAAGAAGCGACTATTACCCGGATACAAGCAGAAATTGCTGGAGAAACGTCAACTCAAAATGCTACTATTGCTCGCTATCAAGCAGAAGTTAACAACGCCCTAGCAGAGTATAATCGTTTTTTACAATTATATCGTCAAGGTGCAATCTCTGCATCGAACATAGATAGCAGGCGATTAACCCTAGAAACCGCTCAAGCACAATTAAAGGAAGCGCTTTCGGGGAAAAACCGCACGGTGGAAACTTTACAGGCTCAACTACAAGAAGCCAAAGCTACCCTGAATCGGATTGCCGAGGTACGTCCGGTAGATGTGGATGCAGCCCAAACAGAAGTGGATACTGCGATCGCCGCTGTGAAAACATCGGAAACGCAGCTACAAGAAGCCTATATTCGCGCCCCTATGTCTGGGCAAATTCTCAAGATTCGCACGCGAGAAGGAGAAAAAATTAGTGATTCGGGCATTGTAGAAATGGGACAAACGGCTCAAATGGTTGCTGTCGCTGAAGTTTATCAGACTGATATCGGTAAAGTTAAGTTGGGACAGCCAGCCGTCATTACCAGTCAAGCAATTTCAGGACAGTTAAGCGGTAAGGTTTCCCAAATCGGTTTACAAGTCGATCGACAGAATGTCTTCAGCAACCAACCTGGAGAAAATCTAGATCGGCGCATAGTAGAGGTGGAGATTCGCCTAACTCCAGAAGCTAGTCAACAGGTAGCTGGGTTGACAAATTTACAGGTAGAAACAGCAATTCAACTATAG
- a CDS encoding DUF2834 domain-containing protein: MVQVLYLTLCILGTALAFSEILPFLFEQGFNPQIFVQQLFANKISTLFGWDVIVAELVLWVFILWEGSRLGMKYLWVYFASSLIGISTGLPLFLLMRQRYLIQNSQ, translated from the coding sequence ATGGTGCAAGTTTTGTATTTAACACTTTGTATATTAGGCACTGCTTTAGCCTTCTCTGAAATTTTACCTTTTCTATTCGAGCAAGGATTCAACCCTCAAATCTTTGTACAACAGCTATTTGCTAACAAAATTTCAACCTTATTTGGTTGGGATGTCATTGTTGCAGAATTAGTTTTGTGGGTATTTATTTTATGGGAAGGTTCGCGGCTAGGTATGAAATATTTATGGGTTTATTTTGCTAGTAGTTTAATTGGTATTTCTACAGGTTTACCGTTATTTCTTCTCATGCGTCAAAGATATCTCATTCAGAATTCCCAATAA
- a CDS encoding DUF2281 domain-containing protein gives MNTEQLLLEKWRLLPPERQQEVIDFVEFLELKKATTSRQAAEPKSKSTLGERLQQIREEIVASGEPLLDWEGVEREKAERRGGYQEDVE, from the coding sequence ATGAATACCGAACAATTGTTACTAGAAAAATGGCGATTGCTACCTCCAGAGCGGCAACAAGAAGTGATTGATTTTGTAGAGTTTTTAGAATTAAAGAAAGCCACTACAAGCAGGCAAGCAGCCGAACCGAAGTCTAAGTCAACGCTGGGTGAAAGGTTACAACAGATTCGTGAGGAAATCGTTGCGTCTGGCGAACCTTTGCTGGATTGGGAAGGAGTTGAGCGTGAGAAAGCCGAGCGTAGAGGCGGATATCAGGAAGACGTTGAGTGA
- a CDS encoding TMEM165/GDT1 family protein: MDWKLLGITFVTVFLSELGDKSQLAAIALSGGCKSPRAVFFGTASALILTSLLGVLAGAGAAQLLPVKFVKAIAAVGFAVLAIRLLCFGDNSQETEETTS, from the coding sequence ATGGACTGGAAACTACTAGGAATCACTTTTGTAACTGTATTTCTCTCAGAATTGGGAGACAAAAGCCAACTAGCAGCGATCGCCCTCAGTGGCGGTTGTAAATCTCCACGTGCTGTCTTTTTTGGCACGGCTAGCGCTTTGATATTGACAAGTTTGCTGGGAGTGTTAGCAGGTGCGGGTGCAGCTCAGTTGCTACCTGTAAAATTCGTCAAGGCGATCGCGGCTGTGGGTTTTGCCGTGCTTGCAATTCGGTTATTATGCTTTGGGGACAATTCTCAGGAAACTGAGGAAACTACGAGCTAA
- a CDS encoding NAD-dependent epimerase/dehydratase family protein, with the protein MTRQVLITGGAGFVGSTLALGLAQRYPDWQITALDNLKRRGSELNLPRLKQAGIQFIHGDVRNQEDLDPVALKPDLIVECSAEPSVLAGYASPGYVLQTNLVGTINCLELARQTQADFIFLSTSRIYPIKSLSNLQFKEAETRFQLLEQQSLPGASSQGIAENFPLNGSRSLYGATKLASELLVAEYAEAYGLRTIINRCGVLTGPWQMGKVDQGVFALWMAFHYFKRSLKYIGYGGTGKQVRDFLHVSDLLNLIDLQIHQLSKLAGQTFNVGGGVNNTLSLCETTQLCQEICGHSIPITPLPASRMGDVPIFITDSSKVMYATGWQPQKDAKTTLTEIYEWLHKFEHQVSEIFL; encoded by the coding sequence ATGACTCGACAAGTTTTGATTACAGGAGGAGCAGGTTTTGTAGGTAGTACTTTAGCGTTGGGGTTGGCTCAGCGCTATCCTGACTGGCAGATTACTGCTTTAGATAACCTCAAGCGGCGGGGTTCAGAGCTAAATTTACCTCGATTGAAGCAAGCAGGTATTCAGTTTATTCATGGAGATGTACGAAATCAAGAAGATCTCGATCCAGTGGCACTTAAACCCGATTTAATTGTAGAGTGTTCGGCAGAACCATCAGTTTTAGCGGGATATGCGTCTCCAGGGTACGTACTACAAACAAATTTGGTGGGAACGATAAACTGTCTGGAATTGGCTCGACAAACTCAAGCAGATTTTATTTTTCTTTCTACTAGTAGAATCTATCCAATTAAGAGCCTTAGTAATTTGCAGTTTAAAGAGGCAGAAACACGGTTTCAACTCTTAGAGCAACAAAGTTTACCAGGAGCATCGAGCCAAGGTATTGCTGAGAATTTTCCTTTAAATGGGTCGCGATCGCTTTACGGTGCTACTAAGTTAGCGTCAGAGCTGTTGGTGGCTGAATATGCCGAGGCTTATGGACTAAGAACTATAATTAACCGCTGTGGCGTGCTGACTGGACCCTGGCAAATGGGCAAGGTCGATCAAGGCGTATTTGCTCTGTGGATGGCATTTCACTACTTCAAGCGATCGTTGAAATACATTGGCTACGGTGGAACGGGCAAGCAGGTAAGAGATTTTTTACATGTAAGCGATCTCCTAAACTTAATTGACCTGCAAATTCATCAATTATCAAAATTAGCTGGACAGACATTTAATGTAGGCGGTGGGGTAAACAATACACTTTCACTCTGCGAGACGACGCAGCTTTGCCAGGAAATCTGCGGGCATAGCATACCAATTACTCCCCTTCCAGCCTCTCGAATGGGAGATGTACCAATTTTTATTACAGACTCTAGCAAGGTCATGTATGCCACTGGATGGCAACCTCAGAAAGATGCAAAAACAACTCTAACTGAAATTTATGAGTGGCTGCATAAATTCGAGCATCAAGTTAGCGAGATTTTTCTTTAA
- a CDS encoding universal stress protein produces MFKTVLFPIDRSRETQEAVGVVVEIVQKYGSRLILLSVVEGSEEADEGMESPDVVARLLEDAQSVFKQQGIQTEAFERQGKPAFVICDVADEVSANLIVMGCRGLGLTEEGVTESVTNRVINLSPCPVLVVP; encoded by the coding sequence ATGTTTAAGACTGTTCTGTTTCCGATCGATCGCAGCCGCGAAACACAAGAAGCCGTAGGAGTCGTGGTTGAAATCGTGCAAAAGTATGGTAGCCGTCTAATACTGCTATCGGTAGTAGAAGGATCGGAAGAGGCTGACGAGGGCATGGAATCGCCTGATGTCGTAGCCCGACTTCTCGAAGATGCCCAGTCCGTCTTCAAACAGCAAGGCATTCAAACAGAGGCATTTGAGCGGCAGGGCAAGCCTGCATTTGTTATCTGTGATGTAGCCGACGAAGTTAGTGCAAACTTAATTGTCATGGGTTGCCGAGGACTCGGGTTAACAGAAGAAGGAGTCACCGAAAGCGTCACCAACCGCGTGATCAATCTATCTCCCTGTCCGGTTTTAGTTGTACCTTAA
- a CDS encoding phosphoglycerate kinase produces the protein MSKKTLANLSSSDLSGKRALVRVDFNVPLDDQGNITDDTRIRAALPTIQDLIKKGAKVILASHFGRPKGVDDKLRLTPVAKRLSELLGQEVIKCDDCIGDEVAGKVAGMQNGQVLLLENVRFYPEEEKNNPEFAQKLAANADLYVNDAFGTAHRAHASTEGVTHYLSPSVAGYLIEKELQYLQSAIENPQRPLAAIIGGSKVSSKIGVIETLLDKCDKLLLGGGMIFTFYKARGLNVGKSLVEEDKLELAKSLEAKAKERGVDLLLPTDVVVADKFAADANAQTVSVDNIPSDGMGLDIGPDSVKTFQAALAECKSVIWNGPMGVFEFDKFAVGTEAIARTLADLTKQGVTSIIGGGDSVAAVEKVGVAEQMSHISTGGGASLELLEGKELPGIAALDDA, from the coding sequence GTGTCCAAAAAAACTCTAGCAAATTTATCCTCGTCAGATTTATCTGGGAAGCGGGCGTTAGTACGGGTAGATTTTAACGTACCGCTAGACGACCAAGGCAATATCACCGATGATACCCGCATTCGTGCTGCACTGCCGACAATTCAAGATTTAATTAAAAAGGGTGCTAAAGTCATCCTGGCTAGTCACTTTGGTCGTCCCAAAGGTGTAGATGATAAATTGCGTCTGACTCCCGTTGCTAAGCGCCTTTCCGAATTACTCGGTCAAGAGGTTATTAAGTGCGACGATTGTATCGGTGATGAGGTTGCTGGCAAAGTTGCAGGAATGCAAAACGGTCAGGTGTTGCTACTGGAAAACGTTCGCTTCTATCCCGAAGAAGAGAAGAATAATCCAGAATTTGCTCAAAAGTTAGCTGCAAATGCGGACTTGTACGTAAATGATGCTTTTGGTACGGCTCACCGCGCCCATGCTTCAACTGAGGGCGTAACTCACTACCTCAGCCCTTCGGTAGCAGGTTATTTGATTGAAAAAGAACTTCAGTATCTCCAAAGCGCGATCGAAAATCCTCAGCGTCCCCTAGCGGCAATTATTGGTGGCTCGAAAGTCTCCAGTAAGATTGGCGTAATCGAAACGCTGTTGGACAAGTGCGATAAGCTGCTGTTGGGTGGTGGGATGATTTTCACCTTCTACAAAGCACGGGGTTTGAATGTTGGTAAGTCGCTGGTGGAAGAAGACAAGCTAGAACTGGCTAAATCTTTGGAAGCTAAGGCAAAAGAACGTGGTGTCGATCTATTGTTACCTACAGATGTGGTGGTAGCAGATAAATTTGCTGCTGATGCCAACGCTCAGACCGTCAGTGTGGATAATATTCCATCTGATGGTATGGGTTTGGATATTGGTCCAGATTCGGTCAAGACGTTCCAAGCAGCACTGGCTGAGTGCAAGTCGGTGATTTGGAATGGTCCGATGGGTGTATTTGAGTTTGACAAGTTTGCTGTAGGTACAGAAGCGATCGCTCGTACTCTTGCCGATCTCACCAAGCAAGGCGTAACTTCCATCATCGGTGGTGGTGACTCTGTAGCAGCGGTGGAGAAAGTCGGTGTAGCTGAGCAAATGAGCCATATTTCAACTGGTGGCGGCGCTAGCTTGGAGTTACTTGAAGGTAAGGAACTACCCGGTATTGCTGCTTTGGATGATGCCTGA
- a CDS encoding class I SAM-dependent methyltransferase, translated as MTISHLNQEKYLKRLYSNRFNYKEKRAKIALWKVLIENFLQKHVGQDSVVLDIGGGYCEFINQIQAKEKYLIDLNPDSQVFANSDVRIAHLNLLNFKERDLFVKRVDRIFISNFFEHLNNKEELIEILLFCWDRLKPGGSLLIIQPNFKYSFKEYYDFIDHKLPLTHLSLKEILETVGFEIDVLIPRFLPYSTKGRLTSPQLLRLYLKLKILWRFLGGQMFVKVVKPSKVNELPAIGR; from the coding sequence ATGACTATTTCACATTTAAACCAAGAGAAATATCTCAAAAGACTTTACAGCAATCGATTTAATTATAAAGAGAAGAGAGCTAAAATTGCTTTATGGAAAGTTTTAATAGAAAACTTTTTACAAAAACATGTCGGACAAGACTCAGTTGTATTAGATATTGGGGGAGGATATTGCGAGTTTATCAATCAGATTCAAGCGAAAGAAAAATACTTAATTGATTTAAATCCTGACTCTCAAGTATTTGCTAATTCTGACGTTAGGATCGCCCATTTAAATCTTCTAAACTTTAAAGAACGAGATTTGTTTGTCAAGCGTGTCGATCGTATCTTTATTTCTAACTTTTTTGAACATTTAAATAATAAAGAAGAGTTAATTGAGATTTTATTATTTTGCTGGGATCGCCTTAAACCTGGTGGCTCTCTGTTAATTATTCAGCCCAACTTTAAGTACTCATTTAAGGAATACTATGACTTTATCGATCATAAATTACCACTGACGCACCTTTCTTTGAAAGAAATCTTAGAGACTGTGGGGTTTGAGATTGATGTGTTAATTCCTAGATTCCTACCTTATTCAACAAAAGGTAGATTGACCTCACCTCAGCTTTTAAGACTCTACCTTAAATTGAAAATTTTGTGGAGGTTTTTAGGAGGACAAATGTTTGTGAAAGTAGTTAAACCTTCCAAAGTTAATGAATTACCAGCAATCGGGAGATAG
- the ylqF gene encoding ribosome biogenesis GTPase YlqF → MTNEIQWYPGHIAKAEKALAEQLKLVDVVLEVRDARIPLATHHPRVPEWVGNKTRVLILNRVDAIPPAVRQLWQQWFKTRGETVYFTNAKDGNGVGQVLQVAQRAGDEINQRRKNRGLLARPVRAAAIGFPNVGKSALINRLLKRRIVVSEARPGVTRQLRWVRISDRVELLDAPGVIPTKLEDQAAAIKLAICDDIGDAAYDSYQVAVIFIDLLQDLMATAPELMPDNPLSRYKIDSLGMTGEEFVYELSAKRDRGDLERTARQILIDFRKGILGTVPLELPPN, encoded by the coding sequence ATGACAAACGAAATCCAATGGTATCCAGGTCACATTGCTAAGGCTGAAAAGGCGCTTGCCGAGCAGCTGAAGTTGGTGGATGTGGTATTGGAGGTACGGGACGCACGGATTCCACTAGCGACCCACCATCCGCGCGTGCCAGAGTGGGTAGGCAATAAAACACGAGTATTAATCCTCAACCGCGTCGATGCAATTCCCCCTGCGGTGCGGCAGTTGTGGCAGCAGTGGTTTAAGACACGGGGAGAAACAGTTTACTTTACCAATGCTAAAGATGGTAACGGTGTAGGACAAGTATTGCAGGTAGCGCAAAGAGCAGGTGATGAGATTAATCAACGCCGCAAAAATCGCGGCTTGTTAGCCCGTCCCGTGCGGGCAGCGGCGATTGGATTTCCTAATGTAGGTAAGTCAGCGCTGATCAATCGGCTGTTGAAGCGGCGGATTGTCGTCAGCGAGGCTCGTCCTGGGGTAACGCGCCAGTTGCGCTGGGTCAGAATTTCCGATCGCGTCGAATTGTTAGATGCACCCGGGGTAATTCCGACTAAGTTAGAAGACCAAGCAGCAGCAATTAAGTTAGCTATCTGCGATGATATTGGTGATGCTGCCTACGATTCTTACCAAGTGGCTGTTATCTTTATCGATTTGCTGCAAGATTTAATGGCAACTGCTCCCGAACTCATGCCTGACAATCCCCTATCTCGCTACAAAATCGATTCGTTGGGCATGACAGGAGAAGAATTTGTCTATGAGTTATCGGCAAAACGCGATCGCGGTGACTTGGAACGCACGGCAAGACAGATACTGATAGATTTTCGCAAAGGAATTTTGGGGACAGTTCCCTTAGAGTTACCACCGAATTAA
- a CDS encoding TetR/AcrR family transcriptional regulator, with protein sequence MPKIVDHDQYRKELLLKSFDLFAERGYGSITMRQLAQGLGVSTGTLYHYFPSKQALFLQLVEELDRQDLLNFLAEAGNPPTLTERIETMFNFVAKNEDNFCKQVLLWVEFYQQEKAELTKNNAFHSSWDKTTQAIADYLQVPDKAIADFVLNYLYGLLMRGIFETETISYPEQATLLSKILVAYLK encoded by the coding sequence ATGCCCAAGATTGTAGACCACGACCAATATCGTAAAGAACTGTTGCTCAAGAGTTTCGATCTATTTGCCGAAAGAGGCTACGGTTCGATCACCATGCGACAGTTAGCTCAAGGATTGGGCGTGTCTACAGGGACGCTTTATCATTACTTTCCCAGCAAACAAGCCTTATTTCTTCAGTTGGTAGAAGAACTAGACAGACAAGACTTGCTCAACTTCTTGGCTGAGGCGGGAAATCCACCCACCTTAACAGAGCGAATTGAAACTATGTTCAATTTTGTTGCTAAAAATGAAGATAATTTTTGCAAGCAAGTTTTACTTTGGGTGGAATTCTACCAGCAGGAAAAAGCTGAACTGACCAAAAATAATGCTTTTCACAGCTCTTGGGATAAGACTACGCAAGCGATCGCCGACTATTTGCAAGTACCAGATAAAGCGATCGCGGATTTTGTCCTGAACTATCTTTACGGTTTATTAATGCGAGGAATATTTGAAACTGAAACAATTTCCTATCCAGAACAAGCAACCTTACTCAGCAAAATTCTTGTAGCATACCTGAAATAA
- a CDS encoding Coenzyme F420 hydrogenase/dehydrogenase, beta subunit C-terminal domain — MTAVHPNHKKAKALKSGSRRPAKELCSECGLCDTYYIHYVKEACAFLNQQFDQLETQTHDRSRNLDNPDELYFGVHQSMTAARKKEPIPGAQWTGIVSTIAIEMLNRGIVEGVVCVQNTKEDRFQPMPIIARTPEEILAARVNKPTLSPNLSVLEQIEQSGMKRLLVIGVGCQIQALRAVEKQLGLEKLYVLGTPCVDNVTRAGLQKFLETTSKSPDTVVHYEFMQDFRVHFKHEDGSVETVPFFGLKTNQLKDVFAPSCMSCFDYVNSLADLVVGYMGATFGWQWIVVRNDRGREMLDLVQDKLELQPVISQGDRHQAVQQSIPAYDKAVTLPMWAAKLMGVVIERIGPKGLEYARFSIDSHFTRNYLYVKRNYLEKLEAHVPEFAKRIVGQYKLPD, encoded by the coding sequence ATGACCGCCGTTCATCCCAATCACAAGAAAGCCAAAGCCCTCAAATCAGGAAGCCGCCGCCCAGCCAAAGAACTTTGTAGCGAGTGCGGTCTGTGCGATACATATTACATCCACTATGTCAAGGAAGCCTGTGCATTCCTAAACCAGCAATTTGACCAACTAGAAACTCAAACGCACGATCGCAGCCGTAATTTAGACAATCCAGACGAACTTTACTTCGGCGTGCATCAATCGATGACAGCGGCGCGGAAAAAAGAACCGATTCCCGGGGCGCAATGGACGGGTATTGTTAGTACCATTGCGATCGAAATGCTAAATCGCGGCATTGTCGAAGGCGTAGTCTGCGTCCAGAATACCAAAGAAGACCGCTTTCAACCGATGCCAATTATTGCCCGTACCCCAGAGGAAATTTTAGCCGCACGGGTAAATAAACCTACGCTGTCGCCTAACCTATCGGTGCTAGAACAAATAGAACAGTCAGGCATGAAACGGCTGTTAGTAATTGGTGTCGGTTGTCAAATTCAAGCATTGCGGGCAGTAGAAAAACAACTTGGCTTAGAAAAGCTTTACGTTTTAGGAACTCCTTGCGTGGATAACGTTACCCGTGCGGGATTGCAAAAATTCTTAGAAACGACTAGTAAATCGCCCGATACAGTAGTACACTACGAATTCATGCAAGATTTCCGCGTTCACTTCAAGCATGAAGATGGTTCGGTGGAAACAGTACCTTTCTTTGGTTTAAAGACAAACCAACTCAAGGATGTATTTGCACCTTCTTGCATGAGTTGCTTTGATTATGTCAATTCCCTTGCCGATTTGGTTGTCGGTTACATGGGTGCTACCTTCGGTTGGCAGTGGATTGTTGTCCGCAACGATCGCGGTCGCGAAATGCTGGATTTGGTGCAAGATAAATTAGAGCTACAACCTGTTATTTCGCAGGGCGATCGCCATCAAGCAGTACAACAGAGTATACCTGCTTACGATAAAGCAGTGACTCTGCCCATGTGGGCGGCGAAGTTAATGGGTGTAGTCATTGAAAGAATTGGTCCGAAAGGGTTGGAATATGCACGATTCTCGATTGATTCTCACTTTACGCGGAATTATCTGTACGTGAAGCGGAATTATTTAGAGAAGTTGGAAGCGCATGTACCGGAGTTTGCTAAGCGAATTGTGGGGCAGTATAAGTTGCCGGATTAA
- a CDS encoding TMEM165/GDT1 family protein, producing the protein MKLESAPPQRSSLSDQITALEKQVLETHSSQPVVSVSDCPPQQQKQQPKKTQQSWWAIYASTFFTIFLAECGDKTQLSTLLMSAESQSPWIVFVGAAAALITTSLLGVLLGQWLAKHLSPRKLEIAAGTSLLLIAIALVCDILLS; encoded by the coding sequence GTGAAACTGGAATCTGCACCCCCTCAGCGATCTAGCTTATCTGACCAAATAACAGCACTGGAGAAACAGGTTTTGGAAACACACAGCAGCCAGCCTGTTGTCAGTGTTAGCGATTGCCCTCCACAACAGCAAAAACAACAGCCAAAGAAAACACAGCAGTCTTGGTGGGCAATATACGCCTCGACATTTTTCACCATATTTTTGGCAGAATGCGGCGATAAGACCCAACTTTCCACGCTCTTGATGAGTGCAGAGTCTCAATCACCCTGGATTGTCTTCGTAGGTGCAGCCGCAGCGTTAATTACGACCAGTTTACTAGGCGTACTCTTGGGACAGTGGTTAGCAAAACACCTATCACCTCGAAAGTTAGAAATTGCCGCGGGTACGAGTTTACTACTGATTGCGATCGCCTTAGTATGTGATATTTTACTCTCGTAG
- a CDS encoding YkgJ family cysteine cluster protein has translation MATWKCVKQCGACCHLDPEERPDIAEYLTPEELSLYLSMVGEGGWCINYDRLKRECKIYSNRPRFCRVEPEIFLDMYGIEPEEVNDFAIECCEQQISGVYGDRSLEMVRFSREVGDW, from the coding sequence ATGGCAACTTGGAAATGTGTAAAGCAGTGTGGCGCTTGCTGTCATCTCGACCCAGAAGAACGCCCAGACATAGCAGAGTATTTGACACCAGAAGAGTTATCACTCTATCTCAGCATGGTAGGTGAAGGTGGTTGGTGTATTAACTACGATCGTCTAAAGCGAGAATGCAAAATCTATTCCAACCGCCCTCGCTTTTGCCGAGTCGAGCCAGAAATATTCTTAGATATGTACGGCATCGAGCCGGAAGAAGTCAACGATTTTGCGATCGAGTGCTGCGAGCAACAGATTTCCGGCGTTTATGGCGATCGCAGCTTGGAAATGGTGCGATTTAGTAGGGAAGTTGGCGATTGGTAG